A genomic region of Miscanthus floridulus cultivar M001 chromosome 3, ASM1932011v1, whole genome shotgun sequence contains the following coding sequences:
- the LOC136542583 gene encoding probable 6-phosphogluconolactonase 2, whose amino-acid sequence MERESSTPYEPKRNCEIRVFESSDEISTDLAEYISQISEISVKERGYFAIALSGGPLVSFLGKLCEAPYNKTLDWSKWYIFWSDERAVAKNHAESNYKLTKEGFIAKVPIPHGHVYSINDNATVEDAATGYEFMIRQLVKVRTIGVSERNDCPKFDLILLAMGADGHVASLFPNHPAMELKDDWVTYITDSPQPPPERITFTLPVINSASNIAIVSTGDDKANAVHLAVSDTTEGPDAPTSLPARMVQPTDGKLVWFLDKEAASFLESMNDDASYEHHEY is encoded by the exons atggaaaggGAATCGTCTACCCCATATGAGCCAAAAAGGAACTGTGAAATAAGGGTTTTTGAGAGTTCAGATGAAATTTCAACAGATCTTGCTGAGTATATCTCACAAATTTCAGAAATTTCTGTCAAAGAAAGGGGATACTTTGCCATCGCCTTATCTGGAGGTCCCCTAGTCAGTTTTTTGGG GAAACTTTGTGAAGCACCATACAACAAGACCCTGGATTGGTCCAAATGGTACATCTTCTGGTCTGATGAACGTGCCGTGGCAAAAAACCATGCAGAGAGTAACTATAAGTTAACAAAAGAAGGATTTATTGCCAAG GTACCTATTCCGCATGGCCATGTCTACTCCATAAATGACAATGCCACAGTGGAGGATGCAGCAACAGGCTATGAATTCATGATCAGGCAGCTGGTTAAGGTCCGCACAATAGGAGTCTCAGAGAGAAACGACTGTCCCAAGTTTGATCTCATCCTCCTCGCCATGGGCGCTGATGGGCATGTGGCCTCACTTTTCCCGAACCACCCTGCCATGGAGCTGAAAGACGATTGGGTCACCTACATCACTGACTCCCCGCAGCCTCCTCCTGAGAGGATCACCTTCACTCTCCCAGTAATCAACTCAGCATCCAACATAGCAATAGTGTCCACCGGTGATGACAAAGCAAATGCTGTTCACTTAGCAGTTTCTGACACGACCGAAGGTCCTGATGCTCCTACATCACTGCCTGCTAGAATGGTCCAGCCAACGGACGGGAAGCTGGTGTGGTTTCTGGACAAGGAGGCGGCATCATTCCTTGAGTCCATGAACGACGATGCTTCCTACGAGCATCATGAGTACTAA